In Thermoanaerobaculia bacterium, the sequence AGATCGCCCGGATGCGCGGGTTCGCGTCGAGCCGAGCCTCGACCGCGCCGAGATTCGCCATTTCCACCGATTCATAGCCGACGCCGTACTTCCCGAGCCCTCGAAGCAGGGAATCCGTGCATCCATAGATGTTCCCGGCGAGCACCGCGTCGCCGGACCGGAGGAGAGCGAGGAGCAGCGTCGATATCGCCCCCATGCCGGAGCTCGCGATCAAACAGCCGATCGTCGGCTCCCGCTCGTCGACGGCGAGGGCCTTCTCGATGACGTGATGGGCTTCCAGGCGGAACAGCTGGCGCTCGAGATACTCCGTCGTCGGATTCCCGAGCCGCGTGTAGATCCGCGCGAAGGGACGTTCCCCTCCCTTCGCCATGCCGAGAAAGCGGTCGGCGCCGTCCCGCACGTTCTCGAAGGCGAACGTCGACCGCTGGTAGATCGGCGGAAGGCCCCTCCCCGCCGCGATCGCCCGGAAGAGACCCTCCGGAAGCTGGGGCGAAGGATCGCGGACCCACCGCTCCTTGCGGTCCTGCCACCACTCCCAGCCGAAAAATGGCTCTCGTACCGTCATGCCGGGCATCTTAGTGCACGCCGGCGGGCGCGCCGAAGATCAACTTGGATCACGCGGCATTCGCGCCTCCGCTACAATCGCGCCGATGAGCACCGAAACGAACGCCCGCGTTCCCGGCCTGCAGAACGACGACAAGATCGAAGAGATCCGCCAGCACATTCGGTCGATCATCGCCATCCTCGGGCTCGATCCCGACGCCGACCCGAACCTCAAGGACACGGACCGCCGCGTCGCGAAGATGTACCTCGAGATGTTCTCGGGTCTCTCCGAAGGCGCGGAGCCGAACATCACCTGCTTCCCGAACGACGAGGGGTACAGCGCGATGGTGATGGAGAAGGACATCCCCTTCTACTCGATGTGCGCCCATCATTTCGTGCCGTTCTACGGGCATGCCCACGTCGCCTACATCCCGAACGAACGGATCATCGGACTGTCGAAGATGCCCCGGATCGTCGAGTTCTACGCGAAGCGCCCGCAGCTCCAGGAGCGGATGACCGAGCAGGTCGCCGGCTACCTCGAGCAGCGGCTCCGGCCGCAGGGAACGATGGTCGTCCTCGAAGCGCGCCACCTCTGCGTCGAGATGCGCGGGATCAAGAAGCCGGGCGCGACGACCGTCACGTCGGCGCTCCGCGGCATCTTCCTCAACAAGCCGGTCCGGGAGGAGTTCCTCGATCTCCTGAGGCGCTGACTCAGGTCGGCGCCGAAACCGGAGCGTCTCCGGCGCCCGCGGCGCCCCGTCGGCGCGCGATCTCTGACATCAGACGAAGGCCGTCCCGCGTCCGCGCTCCGTGCCAGCAGCAGTCGTCTCCGTCGACGAACTCGATCGGCGTCGAGCGGCCGAACGCGGCCTCGATCGTCGGACGGTGCCGCTCCGAAAACGGAAAGGGCTCGGAGGGAAAGAAGAGCGCGTCCGGGCCGGCGGCCCGGACGCTCGCGGGGGTGACCTCGGGGTAACGAACGCTCTCCGGCGCGAACGCATTGACTCCGCCGGCGTGACGGAAGAGATCGGAGACATACGTGTCGCCCGAGACGGTCATCCACGGGTCCTTCCAGATGAAGTAGACGAATCGGAACGCCGTTGCCGGAGGCGTCGGAATCGCCGCCTCGATCTCCGCGGCGAGGCGGTCCGCCGCTTTCGCGCGCCCGGCCGCGATCCCGAGCTCCCGGACCATGCCCGGGACCTCCGCGACCGTCCGCGGCATCGAAACGTGGACCGCGAACTCCTGCCGGAGGACGGCAATGTCCTCGGCGCGGTTCTCTTCCGCGTTGGCGACGACGAGGTCGGGAGCGAGGATCCGGATACGGTCGAGGTCCGGGTTCTTGGTCCCCCCGACTTTCGGGACCTTTCTCAGGGCCTCTCGCGGCCGGATGCAGTAGCGCGTCACCCCGACCGGCGTCACGCCCAGCTCGACGAGCGTCTCGGTCAGCGAGGGACAGAGCGAGACGATCCGGAGGTCAGCCATCCCGTTTCCCTTCGGGCATTGGCTCCGGTAGACGATGAGGCGCGGCCAGACGTGCCGGAAGACGCGCGCGGAGACCCGGGCCGGCGGGGAAGGCGTACCGGGGCGTACGTTGCGCCCGCCGGCCGGGTCTCCGCGTCCCGTATAACGGTGCGTATGGTCCGCGCCTGCCCATTAGGAGAACTGCGTCGGCAACCCGGCGTTTTTGAACATGCCGACGAGTCCCGTCTTGTCCGTCGCCTTCGTCCACGCCTCCCGGGGCTCCACGAGCTTCTCCTTCACGAGCGTCAGGAGAGCGTCGTTCATCGTCACCATCCCCATCCCCTTCGAGGTCTGCATCACCGACGGTATCTGGAACGTCTTCCCCTCCCGGATCAGGCTCGTCACCGCGTTGTTGACGAGGAGGACCTCGAGGGCGGCCACCCGGCCGCCGCCGATCTTCCGGCACAGGACCTGCGCGATCACCCCTTTGAGAGAATCGGCGAGCATCACGCGGATCTGCTCCTGCTGGTCGGGCGGGAACTGGTCGATGATCCGATCGACCGTGGAGACGGCGGTGGTCGTGTGGAGCGTCCCGAACACGAGGTGCCCGGTCTCCGCCGTCTCGATCGCGATCGCGACCGTCTCGAGGTCCCGCATCTCTCCGACGAGCACGATGTCGGGGTCCTCGCGGAGCGCCGCGCGCAGCGCGTTCTTGAACGACTTCGTGTGCGCGCCCACCTCGCGCTGGTTGACGAGGCACCGGATGTTCGAATGCACGAACTCCACCGGGTCCTCGATCGTGATGATGTGGTCCGTCCGGTTGCGGTTGACGTAGTCGACCATCGACGCGAGCGTCGTCGACTTGCCGGAGCCGGTCGGGCCCGTCACGAGGACGAGCCCCTTCGACAGGGAGCAGAGCTCGAGGATCGACCTGGAAAGACCGAGCGTCTCGGCCGGGATGATCTCGATCGGGATCTGGCGGAACACGGCGCCCGCTCCCTTCCGGTCGCGGAACACGTTCACGCGAAACCGCGCGAGCCCCGGGATCTCGTACGCGAAGTCCGAGTCGCTCTTCTCGTCGAACTCCCGCTTCGCCTTTTCGGAGGCTACCGGGAGCACGAGCCGCTCGATCTCGGCCGAAGAGAGCGGGAGGAACTCGGGGAGGAAGGTCATCTGTCCGTGGACCCGCAGGACCGGCGCGGAATCCGCGGAGAGGTGGACGTCGGACGCCGAACGCTCGATCATCAGGCGAAGCAGGTCGTCGAGCGACGGTACCGCGATGGGAACCGGCGCGGCTTCTCCCTCCTCCGCGGGAGCGGCGACCGGCTCCGGCGGCGGAGAAGGCGCCGCGATCACGGGCCGCTCGGTGTGGCGCACGACCATCGTGACGGTGCCATCGCCCCGCTCGATCGCGACGACGAACGCCTCGAAGCCCGAGACCATCGGGAACTTTCCGGCGCCCTGCGGGGGCACGTCGGGTATCTCGGCGACGAGCGACTCGATGGTCGCGACCGCGAGCGGCTCCCTCCCGAGGTCGAGCCGCTGGCCCTGCCGAAGGATGAAGATCTTCTCGCCCGGGACGAACCGCATTTCTTCGGCTCGCGAGCGGAGGAAGGCGTCGAGGAGCGGGCGCCAGCGCGACATCAGAGCTCGATCCGGGCGATGCGGTCCTTCCGGACGAACACCACCGATTCTTCCCCTTCGAGCGGGACGAACTCCTCCTCCTGGTTGAATGCGTCCGAGACCCGCGAAGACTCCGAGGGAAGGCTCGCGAGGACCGTCCCCTCCACGGCGTCGCCGGTCTCGAGGTAAATCTTCACGAAGTAGATCGCGCCCGGGACGCGCCCGGGCAGGCGGGAAAGGAGGGGGGCCGAGGGGGGCGCCGTCGCGGTCACGATCGCGCCGCGGCCGACGAGGACCGCCTTTCCGTCCGAGGCATGGACCGGCAGGAACCGCCGACGCGCGTTGAAGAACTCGTCCAGAGTCTCCGCTCCGTCGTGGAAGGGCGACGTGCTCGAGAGATGGATCGTCGCCGAGAGGCGCGCGCCGTCGCAGAGCAGGAACCCGACCTCGACCGGCACGGTCGGGACGCGAATGTCGTCGCCTTCCATGATTCCGGCATCATAGCGAATCGGGCAGACCCCTCTGACGAGAAACGAAAGACGCCCGGCCGAAGCCGGGCGTCCGATCGAACCCTTCCCGCGGCCGACGGTCTACTGTCCGCGATTGCCCTTCTTGGTCGTGGAACCGCCCTTGGACTTCCCTTCCTTGGCCGGCTTCGCCGCTTTCGAGGCGGGCTTCGCCGCCTTCGCCGGTTTGGCGGCCTTCGCGGATTTGCCCGACTTCGCGGCCGGCTTGCCCTTCGCCTTCGCGGCGGGAGCCGCTTCCGGCGTCTCCGCCTCGCCCGCCTGAGCTTCCTTCTCCTTCCGGATCGTCTCGACCTTCGAGGAAACCGAGCGGCGCGCGCGCTCCATGGTCGATTCCCTCTTCGGGCCTCGCTCCTTCGGAGTGAACTTGAAGTCGACGAACTCGAGGATCGCCTCCTCCGAGTTGTCTCCCCGGCGGCGGCCCAGATGGAGGATGCGCGTGTACCCGCCCGGCCGGTCCGTGAAGCGAGGCCCGAGCGTGTCGAAGACCTTCTTGACCAGCGTCCGGCTGGGCACCCAGCGGAACACCTTGCGGCGCGCCGGGACCGAGTCGTTCTTCCCCATCGAGACGACCCGCTCGACGAGCGGGCGGAGCTCCTTCGCCTTTTCGAGCGTCGTCGCGATCCTCTCGTGCTCGACCATCGACATCAGCTGGTTGCGGAACATCGCGAGCCGGTGCGAGGTCGACCGGCGGAGCTTCCGCCCGAATCGGTTGTGCTGCATGACCCTTCCCTACTTCTCGATCCCGGCCGGCACGTTGTTCAGGTCCATGCCGAGCGAGAGCCCCATCGAGCGGAGCAGGTCCTTGATCTCGTTCAAGGACTTGCGGCCGAAATTCTTCGTCTCGAGCATCTCCTTCTCCGTCTTCTGCACGAGCTCGCGGATCGTCTTGATCTCCGCGTTCTTCAGGCAGTTCGAGGAGCGAACCGAGAGCTCGAGCTCGTCGACGGACTTGTTCAAGACCTCGTTTAAGTTCTCCGGAAGGTCACGCTCGGCCGCGTGGTCGAACGCCGTGTCGTGCTCGGCGTTGATGAAGATCGTGAGGTGCTCGGTCAGGAGCGTGGCCGCCATGCCGACGGCGTCCTCCGGGGAGACGGTCCCGTCGGTCCAGACCTCGAGGACGAGGCGGTCGTAGTCGGTCTCCTGCCCGATTCGGGCCGCTTCGATGTGGTAATTGACGCGGCGCACCGGGGAGTGGACGGAGTCGATCGGGATGTACCCGATCCCCATGTCCTCGTCGAAGTTGCGGTCCGCGGAGACGTAGCCGCGCCCCCGCGAGAGGCGCATCTCCATCGTGAGGCGCGCGCTCTCCGACAGCGTCGCGATCGGCGCGTTCGGGTCGAGGATCTCGACGTCGGCCGATTCCTCGATGTCCGCCGCCGTGACCTTCCCCTTGCGCTCGACGTCGATGCGGAGGATCTTCTCCTCCTCGGCGAGGAGCTTGAAGGGGATCTGCTTCAGGTTGAGGATGATGTCCGTCACGTCCTCGACGACCCCCGGGATCGACGAGAACTCGTGCAGGACCCCCTCGATCTTGACCGCCGTGATGGCGGCCCCCTCGATCGACGACAGGAGCGCCCGCCGGAGGGCGTTGCCCACCGTCGTGCCGAATCCGCGCTCGAACGGCTGCGCGTAAAACCGGCCGTACGTGGACGTCAGGGTCTCCTGGTCGACCTCGAGGCGCTTGGGTTTCTGAAATCCTTTCCAAAGTCTCATGTGCACTCCTCTGCGC encodes:
- the rplQ gene encoding 50S ribosomal protein L17, which encodes MQHNRFGRKLRRSTSHRLAMFRNQLMSMVEHERIATTLEKAKELRPLVERVVSMGKNDSVPARRKVFRWVPSRTLVKKVFDTLGPRFTDRPGGYTRILHLGRRRGDNSEEAILEFVDFKFTPKERGPKRESTMERARRSVSSKVETIRKEKEAQAGEAETPEAAPAAKAKGKPAAKSGKSAKAAKPAKAAKPASKAAKPAKEGKSKGGSTTKKGNRGQ
- a CDS encoding DNA-directed RNA polymerase subunit alpha → MRLWKGFQKPKRLEVDQETLTSTYGRFYAQPFERGFGTTVGNALRRALLSSIEGAAITAVKIEGVLHEFSSIPGVVEDVTDIILNLKQIPFKLLAEEEKILRIDVERKGKVTAADIEESADVEILDPNAPIATLSESARLTMEMRLSRGRGYVSADRNFDEDMGIGYIPIDSVHSPVRRVNYHIEAARIGQETDYDRLVLEVWTDGTVSPEDAVGMAATLLTEHLTIFINAEHDTAFDHAAERDLPENLNEVLNKSVDELELSVRSSNCLKNAEIKTIRELVQKTEKEMLETKNFGRKSLNEIKDLLRSMGLSLGMDLNNVPAGIEK
- a CDS encoding helical backbone metal receptor, which produces MADLRIVSLCPSLTETLVELGVTPVGVTRYCIRPREALRKVPKVGGTKNPDLDRIRILAPDLVVANAEENRAEDIAVLRQEFAVHVSMPRTVAEVPGMVRELGIAAGRAKAADRLAAEIEAAIPTPPATAFRFVYFIWKDPWMTVSGDTYVSDLFRHAGGVNAFAPESVRYPEVTPASVRAAGPDALFFPSEPFPFSERHRPTIEAAFGRSTPIEFVDGDDCCWHGARTRDGLRLMSEIARRRGAAGAGDAPVSAPT
- the folE gene encoding GTP cyclohydrolase I FolE, producing MSTETNARVPGLQNDDKIEEIRQHIRSIIAILGLDPDADPNLKDTDRRVAKMYLEMFSGLSEGAEPNITCFPNDEGYSAMVMEKDIPFYSMCAHHFVPFYGHAHVAYIPNERIIGLSKMPRIVEFYAKRPQLQERMTEQVAGYLEQRLRPQGTMVVLEARHLCVEMRGIKKPGATTVTSALRGIFLNKPVREEFLDLLRR
- a CDS encoding type IV pilus twitching motility protein PilT codes for the protein MSRWRPLLDAFLRSRAEEMRFVPGEKIFILRQGQRLDLGREPLAVATIESLVAEIPDVPPQGAGKFPMVSGFEAFVVAIERGDGTVTMVVRHTERPVIAAPSPPPEPVAAPAEEGEAAPVPIAVPSLDDLLRLMIERSASDVHLSADSAPVLRVHGQMTFLPEFLPLSSAEIERLVLPVASEKAKREFDEKSDSDFAYEIPGLARFRVNVFRDRKGAGAVFRQIPIEIIPAETLGLSRSILELCSLSKGLVLVTGPTGSGKSTTLASMVDYVNRNRTDHIITIEDPVEFVHSNIRCLVNQREVGAHTKSFKNALRAALREDPDIVLVGEMRDLETVAIAIETAETGHLVFGTLHTTTAVSTVDRIIDQFPPDQQEQIRVMLADSLKGVIAQVLCRKIGGGRVAALEVLLVNNAVTSLIREGKTFQIPSVMQTSKGMGMVTMNDALLTLVKEKLVEPREAWTKATDKTGLVGMFKNAGLPTQFS